ACTTGTGATTGTATTGATGTCAAAGGTCATCGTTCACTGTGTACTTAAACAGGTGGAATCAGGTACTGCCTCTTTAAGAATGCTAAGCATTCTTAATTTATTATTAGAGTTTAAGACCCCGACTTACTAACGAAGCCAAAGGTAAAAATAAAACGAGAACCAGTGTGTTAAGAGAGAGGATGATATTCAGTGAGATGCGGAAGGGGTAAACTTGTTTAAATGTTTCCGGTATGTAAAGCCGCCTGCATAGATATGAGATCAGAGCAGCTTTGCACTGAACCACCTTAACATGAGATGACAACATTATTAGTAGAGTTAACGGTGTGATAAAGCTAGATGTAAGCATAGACTGCAGaactttaatacttttattagCATTTCAAGTTGCTAAAATGGTAAAATCCAGAAATTTTCAGTACGACAATTAGCTACTTCCTGTAAATGGACGAGACAATATTTTATTAGTCGCAAACTGAATGTTTTTGAGCATCTAAAGTAACCAAAAGCGGCGTTAAAATGCGCAACTCTCCCCAAGTTCATATGATGTAGCTATTTCAGAGATTTAAGGTAATAGATGTTGAGTTTATTGGTGCCCTCTGGTGTTTAGAAATGTAATGACTAGCAAAGTTATTAGCTTGTTCTCATAATTCATGCTCTTACTGTTGGTTTTTGACGGAACCAGCTGACAGGGCTTCTTCAGGGTGTATTGACTGACGGTACAGTCATCAGAAATGGCACATATGAACAGCTGAAGCATCTCGAGGGCTTTTCTCTTTCACCTGCATCATTCTGACTGCAACCACATGGTGGAAATATAACTCACAATTTCTCAATGCTTTCACCTTCTCCTGTTCGCTCTCTCTGTATGTGTTTTCCTGGCAATTAGATCTGAGACCAGattctgcaaaaaataaataaataaataaataaataaacgtcaGACTGGTTTTTGGTAAGATAAATGTGgctaaaagaatgatgcagtgtTTGTGAATCTGGACCACAATAGGAGTCATAGTGTCAGTTTACATGATGAAATAATCTTTCAACTGATGTGTGGTTTGTATATTATTCAAAGACTACTGTTTTTTGACGACACTACTGTTTGATGAACTAGTAtgtcaaaacaataataaaatatataaagtatatatatattaaaaaaatatatatataaagagagagagagagagagaaagaaagagagccaTTTATTCTCTATACAGAGaattaaatcatttacatttagagtagaTTTGGGGTCTCTGTCAAGTTCATGTGTGAAAGAGAAGTGTTACACACATGTTGTCTGCTATATGGAATgccaaaactttgaagctcattatcccaaaatcattcagaacgcagatagaaccttataattccaaggggacgtaatgctgtacaagtattgttcattctcatgttagtaaataaatcaactagacttattgtaaagtgtgaccaattattCATTATCTACATtataagcaaaatatatattgttatgtaGTAAATATGGTACCATTCACCATGTTCTGTACTGGTAGTCTTGTTGTAATGTTTTATCTATTTCATTATTTAACTTCAACTGCAGAACACGGCGCTACTCTTATAATGCCATAACCTGAAGTGACAGCAGCTCTAAGATTCAGGTAAACAGACTGTTCTCTGTTTTTCCGTGAAAGGGATTAAACTATTCATGTCACACTGACATTTCACAACCCCAAGACTGCTGAATATTAAACAGCTCTGAATAGGAAAATCCCCTCACATCCCACAGTGACAACAAACACGTATGACCTGATATCCTCTCATAATTATTGAAAACGTTTCCTTTCGGGAGAAGATGACACCAGTTACATTACACACGTCTTCTCATTacatagacattacatgaaacatttgtGCCAACACTAACTTGTTTACAGATTAATTTGATTCGTAATGTCAATGACAAATAAATCCAACAAAAATATCTGAATTGATGGTAAGACATTTTCAGAATAGAAACATCTCAACATTATTTAacctttaatgttatttatttatagcaaAATGAGCAATTACtctacaataaataattaaatataattagatTAGAAATTAGGTTTTTGCTGCTGCTTATATCTACTTAAATCCAAATTGTTTTACTAtttgtaattattgttttttaagtaaattttaccatttttttctacacaaatattttttgctACTTTTCTAATATAAGCAAAGTAAACAattcctttttgtttgtttgtttgtttgtttgtttggttggggtttttttttggtggtggggggggggggtcaactctatcttcaatccacttgaaattgttaaaacaattaagttaacttaatcgatttgtgttgaagCAACATGAAGGAATCATGCGGAACCgggcattatttacagtgtacattatGGATAACTGTGTTTTAAAAAGGCATAACAGTTGACAAAATACTGATAGATAAAGCAAGTAACTTGCTTAAAGTGATGTCAGTTCCTCTGGCGGGAAACTCTGAAAGGCACTGAGGCATTTCATTTGTTCTAATATCATTAATTTGTGCAAAATGTTTAGAATAAAGcacatatagcacatttcatacacagtggcaatacaaagtgctttacataaacaagaagaaaaaaagacaagaaataaaagataataaaaatgattaaaaacagattaaaatgtgttaaaacaggttgaatgaaaaagaaaagaaagacataatagtgagATCTGTGGGACGTAGAACAGTGCTCATTcattaaaggcacagctaaacagatgtgttttcagtcttgatttgaatgtgcctaatgttggagcacatctgatcctttctggaagctgattccagcagtgaggggcatagtacatcgatttgtgttgggtcaacatgaaggaattaagttaacctatttgtttttacaaatttaagtggattaaatataaaacaattaagttgtcccagcgaaatctcaagaattgtgttgtttccactcattttaaataagtagtttgaacaagtgttttattttcattcatgcattttcttttcgacttagtccctttagaaatctggggtcgccacagcagaatgaaccaccaacttatccagcatgttttccagctgcaacccatcactgggaaatatccatacacactcattcacacacatacactacggcaaatttagtttattcaaatcacatgcctttggacttgtgggggaaaccggagcacccgtaggaaacccacatgcacacagggagaacatgctaactccacacagaaatgccaaataacccagccgaagctcgaaccagcgactttcttgctgtaaggcgattgtcctacccactgcgccaccgtgatgcctgtgtttcatattttaaaaattaatataataattattttagaaaAAGAATGTAATCTTgcctgaattgaaaaaaaaagagacttttgctgcttgtttaaatagtaaataaccACAGAAATGTATTCTTGTTTTAATCAGCAAGTTGAAGACAAATGAGATGCTGTGATTTACTGCCTGCTTTTCCACCTGGGAGAATCATCTCGGGAGCTCATTGAAGACTACCAGGTACATTAAAATGTCTAAATTACTTTTTACTTTGGATATGGTTATGGTTATGGTATGGTtcttttattattaaagacaagtTAGTATAtggtgatgcagtggcacagtaggtagtgctgtcacctcacagcaagaaggtcgctgaatcgctggtttgagtctcggctgggtcagttgaagtTTCTGTGTGCATAttttccctgcgttcacgtgggtttcctttgggttctccggtttcctccacagtccaaagacatgtggtacaggtgaattgggttggctaaattggccgttgtgtatgagtgtgtggatgtttcccagagatgggttgcggcaggaagggcatccgctgtgtaaaaacatgctggataagttggcggttcattctgctgtggtgaccccggattaataaagggactaagccgaaaagaaaatgaatgaatgaatgaatgaagttagtATATTTATCCCCCAATATTGTAAGTTTTGgctaacttttaaaaactttaatcaCTTTATGCAACAGATCTTAACATCAATACAATCTATTATAGCAAAAAGCAAGAGATAACATTGATATATGACCCCCATCATTCTGTCTGAGGGGACTTTTTTAACTTGTTTAATGTAAAGTTTAATTCAAATTAATAGAAATGTCTGGCAAGGCAAGTTGCAATGTAtcacaaattatataaaataacatttgtatGTAAAGTTTACTCAGGATAACTAAATAAGATAACTAGgactatttaataaaaaattaatctataatatatttaaaGGTACGACTtaaattttacaaacaaaaagtCAATAACATTTACTTACAATTCCCAAGTAAACTTAACATTTCTAATTAAATGTACTAATAATTATGTTTAGTCTTTTACTTGGCAAAACTTTGAAGATTTACTAGCCTTTGCTGAATGAAAAAAAGTAAACCCTACTCTTCATTTTTTTACAATCTACCTATATAAAATTgagtttaaacaacacaattcttcatttttttttttggggggggtggacaacttaattgttttatgtttaatttacttaaatttgtaaaaccattaaattaaattagttgtTAATCGTTACTAAATCTTTTTCAATTGATACAAACATTTTCAATCATATTCTGTCAATAAAACAATgctcttttttcttttctgtgaaaaaaatacaataaaagggtatgacaaaaaaagttatacaaagtttagcacatgatttttagtcagtttgatggATGTTCATTGAGATAACTTTAAAAGTTAGTGTAATCCGACTAAAAATCCATGCTAAAAAAAAAGGCAGCAAGTGTAGTGGCAACATCATCCTGGAGTCATGGAAATAGCCATACACATAAATGACCGGAACCACAACACTATCCTATGGTGTCTAAATACACAATGCATATTAATGTAAAGCTCACATGGAAAAATCTCATGTTTCTGGATAAAATGAATCTAAAACACGTTCATGCCACATATAAATATCAGTACACCTGAGccagaaaaacaaacatttaccaACCTTCAATCAAGAACGAGTTTGTCTATCTTGGACAAAATGGCTAGAGGTATGTCTGTAGTGTAGTGCACTTTATTTGTAGCATACCATTGATGATTATATCTCATTATGCTTTATTTTTTGCTTACATGCTTTACTTTTTTTACTGTTCAGATTTATTGGatcttattttaaaacaacagtttTGATTATGGTTTGATCTTGATTGCGTTGTTTAATATCTGTGTTGTCTTCTAGCATTGGTGCTGTTGCAGTTGGTGGTGGTTAGTTTGCTGGTGAATCAGGGGAAAGCCTCCGAAAACCAGCGGCTCTTCAACAACGCAGTCATCCGTGTGCAACACCTTCACCAGCTGGCTGCAAAAATGATTAACGACTTTGTAAGTTTCATTCAAATCCCTTCAGAACTAGTTGATGCACCCTCTCATGCAACAATTTGCTATTTGTTATACAGGAGGAAGGTCTTATGCCTGAGGAACGCAGACAGTTGAGTAAAATCTTCCCTCTGTCGTTCTGCAACTCTGACTCCATCGAGACGCCGACGGGAAAAGATGAAACGCAAAAAAGCTCTGTGAGTTAACAATATGCttcattaaacaaatatataattgttGAACAAATGGTGCTTCATAAAAATGTTAACACTTTGGTTTAAGTATTAATTCTCACTattagtggcttattacctgcctattattaatatgttgctgtttattagtacttttaAGTACATATTCTGCACGATCTGATCCTGCAAATCCAAGCCAATACCTCAACCCAAGTACAACATTACTAACTGCTCATGATCAGCAAATTATATACTTTGTtaaaatttttgtaaataatatttaactgtaatataaactgtattttgctgtattttaaagtcgcattgtgaaaatgactgtatatttcacagtaaagatatacagaCAATTCTGTAAAAACTTACAGTATAAAACAAGATAAATTGTGTTGCATTTGTAAGTACACtacttttgctgtaattgatttacagaaagtaactggcaaactgctgccaaCAAGTTACTGAAGTTATCTAAAGGaaattgttagttagttagttagttagttagttagttagttagttagttagttagttagttagttagttagttagttagttagttagttagttagttagttagtttactAGATTTATCCCTTATTTAGAAGTTTAATTTGCAGCATACATCAACGGGGAGATTTATATAAATAGATGAGTTTTAAACCCAAGGTGGTACTAATCTAAATAAATATCCAGTCTGAGCATCAACTACCACTTAGAGAGGAggaatttaaaatctttattggTTGAGGGatgaattatataaattaatatgaattattttgACCTATTCCTTACACATCACATCCAGTGACACAATACCGTCAACCTGATGGTAACAAAATTAGGAGTTTGTTAAGCTAAAAGTCACGGTTTGTTAATTGTACCTGAAAATAATgtgtgaaacaaaaaaaaaagattcttgaTATTAATATAGCAATGtgtcctttaattttttttatttcatttatatcccAAGGAGACAAAGTTAAAAAAGACAGAACATATATttatgaacatatatatatatatatatatatatatatatatatatatatatatatatatatatatatatatatatattcataaatatatgttttgtcttttttaactTTGTCTCCTTGGGATATAAATgaaatgtataatttaaattataatttgtttattatatataaagaGATGGTAACAAACATGTCAATGGAAAAAATAACTTGTATATTaagaaataaatgcataattttgTAAAGAGATTTTGGAccttttatgttgtttttaaaagttagtgAAGTTGGAAATGTTTGACTAGAAGATTAGTAAAAGAGGTGATATTCTGATGTAAAATACTGAGAAgactttagttttgtttgttcatttgtttgcttgttagtttATGTTATATCTGGAACATGGAAATGTGTATGTACGtgttaaaatataatagaaaggtaTTGGAAAAAGAAATGTTTGACCGTTAAAACCAACATGCAGTCAAAGTGCAACATTAGATTAGAGTACATACATGCAAGCCTTTAATGTTTTTGCTGTTTTCACACAattcaattttatattttgctCTTAAATTGCTCATAAATCATATacatttttgcaatttattttacatgttgaagatgcaaaacatgctaaataaaaaagtgtcaaaacaaTCAATTCATAATTATCgatataaaggatttataaaatattttaaattgatttcctttttaataatagagcatttgtaaatgtattatcgtACACAGTCAACACTTTTGTGTTTAAAGACCAATTATTGCCAGcataaagagaagattttttcaacacatttctaaacataatagttttaaataataaataatatttgacttgatatttttcaagacacttctatacagcttaaagtgacatttaaaggcttaactaggttagttaggttaattaggctggttagggtaattaggcaagttattgtataatgatggtttgtgctatggactatcgaaaaaaaaagggggggggctaataattttgaccttaaaatgatttttaaaaatttaaatctgcttttattctagccaaaatgaaacaaataagactttctccagaagaaaaatattatcagacatgctgtgaaaatttccttgcttatcttttgggaaatataaaaaaaaaagaaattttttttaaaagggggctaatattgttgacttcaactgtgtgtgtgtgtctgtatatatatcAACAGTGGTTCATCCTAAACATGTtctcttttttcagatgttgAAGCTGCTTCGTATCTCTTTCCGCCTCATTGAATCCTGGGAGTTTCCCAGCCAGACCTTGAGCTCCACTATCTCAAACAGCCTGACCATCGGAAACCCCAACCAAATCACTGAGAAACTGGCGGACCTGAAAATGGGCATCAGCGTGCTCATCAAGGTGAAGCGTACTGTGCAAGCTCACTTGCTCAAAGCTGATTTGTGTTCATCCATTTAAACTGCCAATGTCATGTCACCACCTGGGGGTGATGATTTCCAATAACTCATGCAAAGTTGCCAATGATTTGAACATTGCAAAACAATTAATCATTTTGGGAATCAGTTACTTGgaaaaactcaaaacatttcTCTCCAAATAATCGCATTAAAGTTACTTTCAAGGAGAGTTTGGTCACTCACAGCAGCCATATCTGCATCACCTCAGGACAACTATTTTGGGCTCACAAGAGCAAGTCATTTCTGTTTCAATGGAGAACAGCGGAATCTAACAAACTAAGAACTCACAATTAAATCATATATGGAATAATGTTAATCTGACCTAAATGTGTTTAGAAATCTGTATTTCAGGCCAGTACACAAAGGTAATCCTAAATGCTGTTTTTTAATGGGCGCTGATTTGACTTTACCAATTGCTGATTAGCTCCTTTCAGTGTTGAAACTTATAAAACAGTTGGTTGATAACCTAAACCTCATCTCGAAAGGTAGTTAAGCTACTGTTGAGctacacttaaaaataaatgaataaaaaaataaataaacgtagGTTACAAGGTACTTCCTAAAATTAGCTAGTTACACCAAATCTCCTTTTTTATTTCACACAATTACAAAAGCATAATCATTctttttaagttaaatatttggtaCTTAAAACTGAAATACAATTATAATGTCAAAGTTCAATGTTCTATTACACAGCTTTCAAAATTCTCAGGGTGTCAAGAGTCAAAGTGCAACAAATGTTGcagtaacaaaataaaatgtagctAGCTACTGGAATAGCTACATTGTATCAATAGTAGCTGAGCTGATAACAACTACATTGTAGCTAAGCTACTGCCAAGCTactgaaaaaaatgtatctaATAGTTAAGCTCTAGTTATATAAGGTTTTTCTCCATCCATATTCTTTTTTCTTCAAAGAGGAAATAGACTTGCTTGTTAAACCCTTCTGTTTGCATCAATTCAACTCATTATAACAGTGTTTATAATGGAATCCATgaggaaaaaaactaattagttATAATGTTGTATAGATAACTAGTCAAATAGAACCCAAAAGCTATGTGTAGACTCCTCTCTCAAAATACTGTAATATTGATAGTATTATATGCAATACGTAATACACCTTATAAGTGGTTGGTTTGGTTGTAAACTTATTAAGCTTAAACAcccttgtgcaaaaaaaaaatacatacacacaacgtatatatataaataaatatatatatatatgtgtgtgtgtgtgtgtgtgtgtgtgtgtgtgtgtgtgtgtgtgtgtgtgtgtgtgtgtgtgtgtgtgtgtgtgtgtaaacccacgtgaacatggggagaacgtgcaaactccacttagaaatgccaactgacccagccggggctcgaaccagcaaccctcttgctgtaagggaattgtgctacccactgcgccaccgtgctgtcctatattttttttattttatttttttcacaaaggttttaattttaaatcTATTACACTTCTGAGTATTTCCATGTGCAATATGATTAAGTCTTTGTATATTTCCCTGACATCCTTTGGCATTTGATTTGCACAGGGATGTCTCGATGGACAGCCAAATATGGATGACAACGACTCCCTGCCGTTGCCTTTTGAGGATTTCTACCTGACCGTAGGGGAGACCAGTCTCAGAGAGAGCTTTCGCCTGCTGGCCTGCTTCAAGAAGGACATGCACAAGGTGGAAACTTACCTGAGGGTTGCGAATTGCAGGAGATCTCTGGATTCCAACTGTACCCTGTAGAGGGCGCCAATGTATTGCTAGTCAAAGCCTGCTTTATCCTTTTCTGCAAATCTAAGACCAGTTTACATTATCAAAACATAAACTAATTATTATCTGGTCCTATATATGCAGAAAATATCAAGCAGGCATGGCTGGATCTGTACTTTATTTCCCTTCCATAAACCTTACACCTACCACCATTGTATTTATTCTTCTTATTGGGAAGTATTATCATTTCAAGATGTTCCTTAAAAACTTAAATATTGATTCTTATTTAATATCCGAACCTTATTCACAGTGGTGCTAAGCAATTTCTGGCGATATTTTCTTAAATGTGCCAAAATTGACTTAAATCAAAGTGCTAATATTGTGCTTTGGTGTATATTATATCTAAAACAGTTAAAGATTAGTGTTCAAAGGGTTCACTCCCAAATGTGTGAATGGAAACGTGTCTGTCTGATAGATTCTTCCCTTAATATTATCAACTCATCCTGTTCTATTCTAACTGTAtcaattaaagttttaaaatgcattcagtGTGTCTTCTGTTCTGTATAACATGTTTGTGTCAGTTGTGTGTCTTATATCCACACATTGGGTATGTGgcaattaactttttaaaattattttgtataaaCAACATGCAGTGACATAATGTAAACAATCTGTTATTTAAAGGGTAAATCCCccttaaatcaaataaatatcgGTACTTTTCATCAGTGGTAAAAAAATTGTCCATGTCAGTGAAAAGTACGAGTTGAGAAAACGGACCAAAAACAGCACACAGCAAACCGAACTGAAACATTGTCATATAAAAACACGACTGTGGTGCACTGTTAAATGTATTGGGGATGCAATTGCATAAAAAATAAGCACTAAAATAACCTGGattacattaatttaattaaaaaaaaatccatataggCGCAGTGGGTATacaaggtcgccggttcgagcctcgtctgggtcagttggcatttctgcgtggagatgttctccccgtgttcgcgtgggtttcctccgggtgctacagtttccccaaattgtacgtagtgtatttgtgggaatgagtgtgtatggatgtttcccagggatgggttgcagctggaaggttgcgtaaaacacatgctggataagttggcggttctttccgctgtggtgaccacattaataaagggacaagaaTGAATTAAAATGCATCCAAAAGCGCCTTTCTGAACTTTCAATAGCATTATTATTGTAAAGCTGCATGTCTATTTATTCCAAAACGAACAAGATTACATAAAAAAGTTTATAAATCCTGTTCTGTACTATTCTTAAC
This portion of the Danio rerio strain Tuebingen ecotype United States chromosome 3, GRCz12tu, whole genome shotgun sequence genome encodes:
- the gh1 gene encoding somatotropin isoform X1, whose protein sequence is MINDFEEGLMPEERRQLSKIFPLSFCNSDSIETPTGKDETQKSSMLKLLRISFRLIESWEFPSQTLSSTISNSLTIGNPNQITEKLADLKMGISVLIKGCLDGQPNMDDNDSLPLPFEDFYLTVGETSLRESFRLLACFKKDMHKVETYLRVANCRRSLDSNCTL
- the gh1 gene encoding somatotropin precursor; protein product: MARALVLLQLVVVSLLVNQGKASENQRLFNNAVIRVQHLHQLAAKMINDFEEGLMPEERRQLSKIFPLSFCNSDSIETPTGKDETQKSSMLKLLRISFRLIESWEFPSQTLSSTISNSLTIGNPNQITEKLADLKMGISVLIKGCLDGQPNMDDNDSLPLPFEDFYLTVGETSLRESFRLLACFKKDMHKVETYLRVANCRRSLDSNCTL